In the Deferribacter desulfuricans SSM1 genome, TTTTTCTCTTTAAGACATTTTATTATACTCTGATCGTTACCGAAAGACTTAACTATTTCCTTTACAAGATAGCTATCGCCAATTACAATTTTATAATCTTTTAATCCTAATTGTTTTAAAGAGTTATAAGCAAGATAAATAATCTCTATATCACCCAAAAACTCTTTAACACCAAAAAGCTCACACCCTACTTGATATTTTTCCGATTTTAACCCTTTATTCAAATCTACATTCCTAAAAATTCTACCTTTGTAAGAAATCCTTATTGGTAAAGGGTAATCTTTCATATAAAGGGATACAAACCTACAAGCCTGAGGAGTAAAGTCAGGCCTTAAAACAAGAGATTTACCTGTATATCTATCAATAAACCTGATTATGTTTTCATCTTTAAAGTCCCAAGTTACCCCTTCTAATAAATCGTAAAATTCATATATAGGTAATTGAACCTCAGAGTAACCATTATTTTCAAAATACTCAGTTAAAATAGAAACAACTTTATTTAGCTTTTTAGCTCTTACAAGGGGTGATTTCATAATTTACTAACCTTATACTTAAAAATAACTTCTTCAGCAGCTTTGACACCTACACCAACCTCAAAGTTATACCCAAAATATTTTAATCCAAGCTCTAATGCTGAAATAGCAGTTAAGGTATCAAATATATCATGATAACCCAAATGGCTTATTCTAACAATTTTACCTTTTAAATGATCCTGTCCACCAGCAAAGGTAACCCCCATTTTTTCTCTCAAAAACTTAACAAATTTACCGCCATCAATATTTTCTGGCAAATAAAAACCAGTAGCAGCATTTGATGGGATATCTTTTGCAAGAAGTTCAAACCCTAAAGCTTTTACAGCTTCTCTTGTAGCCAGTGCACAAAGCTCATGCCTACCATAAACATTTTCAAGCCCTTCATTCATCATCGTATCAAGCACTTTATTCAAGCCTATAATAAGTGAAACTGCAGGAGTATATGCGGTGGTATTATCACTTTGAGATTTTCTTTCTTTTTTAAGACTTAAATAATATTTTGGCAAATTAGATTTTTCCACAAAACTCCACGCCTTATCACTTAAGGCTATAATTGACAAACCTGGTGGCAGCATAAATGCTTTTTGGGAGCCAGTAACAAGAATATCTATACCCCATTCATCCATTTTAGTTTCAACAACACCGACGGAAGTAATTCCATCTACAATAAACAGTTTACTATCAAATAATTTGATAAGATTCCCAATTTCTTTTATAGGATGATAAGCTGTAGTTGATGTCTCACTCGCTTGGATAAACACACCTTTTGCATCAGGATTAGCTATTAGAGCTGCTTCAACCTGCTCTGGTTTTACAGATCTGCCCCATTCCAAATCTATTGAAACAACTTCCAGTCCATAGGATTTACAAATCTCAACCCACCTTTTACCAAATTTTCCTGCATTAACAACAATAACTTTATCACCGCTACTAAAACAGTTTACTACAGCTGCTTCCATCGCTGCAGTCCCACTACCCGAAAGCAGTAAGCAATCATTTTTTGTACCAAAAACTGGCTTTAGCTTTTCTCTTACATTTGCAAAAATATTTGAAAACTCACTTGTTCTATGATGAATAATCGGCTTTGCCATTTCCAAAAGTACTTCTTCAGGAACCATTGTTGGACCAGGTGCTAATAAATACTTCTTAATCATTGCCACCTCTCATTTTAAAGAGTCTATTTTTTCTTTATAATTATCAGAGCCAAAAATGTAACTTCCAGCTACTAAAACATCACAACCAGCATCCCTTAACAGCTTCGCATTAGAATCGTTTACACCACCATCAACCTCAATCAAAATATCTTTTCCGATATTTTTAATCATTTCTTTTAATCGCTTTATCTTTTGTAATGAAGTTTCAATAAACTTTTGCCCACCAAAGCCAGGGTTTACACTCATCACAAGTATCATATCCACAAAAGGTAAAATTTCTTCTATCGTTGAAAGTGATGTAGCTGGGTTAATAGATACTCCTGCTTTCGCTCCAAGCATTTTAATATTTTCTACCAATCTATGGAGATGGTTTGTAGCTTCAACATGGACAGTAATAATATCAGCTCCAGCCTTAACAAAATCTTCTATATATTTTTCTGGCTCAACAATCATCAAATGCGCATCAAAAGGTAGTTTAGTAACTTTTCTAATAGACTTAACAACAACAGGGCCTATAGTAATATTTGGAACAAACCTACCATCCATCACATCGATATGAATCCAGTCAGCACCAGCTTTTTCCACCAATTTAATCTCTTCACCTAACCTTGAAAAGTCCGCACTTAAAATGGAAGGAGCAATTATCATATTTACCTCATTTTTATACACAAAACAGCTATCTTTTAAAACTTCTTAACCAAAATAGCAATATTTTTATATTGATTTTTTATTTTGATATTTTTTCAGCTTTAATTTTCACATAATCGTTTATAATATCACGGTGATCAAATGCTATATTTTCTGGTAGATCATCCACCAAAAAGAATTTCGCATTTTTTGCATCATCACTTGCTTTAAAATCTCCATCATATTTAGCATAATAAACAATACTTACTGTGTGACCTCTAGGATCCCTTGTAGGATCTGAATAAACACCTAACAACTCTATATTATCAACTTTAATGTTAGTCTCTTCAAAAAGCTCCCTTTTTGCTGCATCTTCAACCCTTTCACCATAATCCACAAATCCACCAGGGATTGCCCACCCAAAAGGGGGATTTTTCCTTTCTATCAAAAGAATTTCACCTTTACTATTTTCAACAATCACATCAACAGTTAATTTAGGAGTATAAATAAATTTTTCCCCATATTTAAATTTTAAAGCTCTATAAACTGTATCACAGTAATGAGCTTCTTTGCCATTTTCCCTATGTCTCCAAATCACTGGATAAAGGATACCATCTATTTCAGGATTTTTCCCCTTTTCAATATCTTGCAACATACTTGTTTTATAATTCTCTAAGTTTTCTGTCATGTTTACTACATTTTCATAATAATCCTTTTCAATCTCAATACCATCAAACCTTGCAGCCTCAACCCCTTCCATAACCATTTTATTCATAAGATCTCTAATCTCAGGATCTGCAACCATCTTGCCACATGTAGCCTCTAACAGTGCAGATAAAGGGTTAAAAGCGATATTCCAAAGTAGCTTTTTCCACAAAACTTTTTCTATCTCATCAGAAACACTATAGATGAAGCCTGCTTTTTTAAAGATAGTTTCAAGTATCTCTACATTTCTTTTACCCTTTTCTGTTATAGCCCCAAAAGTAATGTTACCTGCAGCTGAGTGATTTACAACACCTGGAGGATCAATTTTTGAACCGATAAAGAGTGATGCAAGAATTATTTGGTCAGGATTAAAATATTTTTTTAATATTCTCACATTATCAACACCATTTTGGAATGAAACAACTATACCATCTTCATCAAGATGATCTTTCAACATCAAACAAGCAGCTTCTGTATCTTGAGATTTGGTAGAAATGATAGCAATATCAAATTTATCATCTACTTTATTTGTAGCTTTTATTTTGATTCTTTTCTCACCTAGGCTAAAGCTCTTTATTATAAGCCCATTATTATTTATTGCCTCTAAGTGTTTCCCCCTACATACCAATGTAACACTAAAACCTGCTTCTTTTAATACCCCCCCATAAAAGGAGCCAATAGCTCCTGCACCAACTACAACAATTTTCTTATTTAAATACAAGTTCTCCATCTTTAGCAATCACCTTTAGATTTTTTCTCCTTTTAAATTTACCCTGTAATAACAAATCACTCAAAGAATCTTCAATATATTTTTGTAAAATTCTCCTTATTGGCCTTGCGCCATACATATAATTGTAATCTTTACTCAATAAAATCTCTTTTGCTTCATCCGTAACAGTTATTTTCTTACCAATTTTATCCAATCTCTCATTTATCTCATCAACCTGAATATCGATTATTTTAAACAGCTCCTCTTTAGAAAGTGGTCTAAAAACTATAACTTCATCAACTCTATTAATAAACTCAGGAGGGAATCTATCTTGAAGCTCTTTTAATGAGTTCTTTTTAAATGATTCATAATCTAAATAAGTGTTATCATCCCCGCCGAACCCTAACTTTTTATTTACTATTGAACTTTTTGTCCCGAGATTAGACGTCATTATTATTATCGTATTTTTAAAATTTACTTTATATCCATGACTATCTGTGACAAACCCTTCATCCAATATTTGTAATAATATATTCATCACATCTGGGTGAGCTTTCTCTATTTCATCAAAGAGAACAACAGAGTAAGGTTTCCTTCTTACTTCTTCAGTAAGCTTGCCACCTTCATCATACCCCACATATCCAGGAGGAGCCCCAATAAGCCTTGAGACATTGAATTTCTCCATATATTCACTCATATCAATTCTGATAAGAGCATCTTTAGAGCCAAAAATAGTTTCCGCCAATCTCTTGGAAAGCTCTGTTTTCCCAACACCAGTGGGCCCCAAAAATATAAATGAACCCAAAGGCTTGTTTGGATTATTTAGACCTGCGAAACTGCGTTTAATAGATTTTGCCACAAGATCAACTGCTTCATCTTGACCAACAATATACTTTTTCAAAACCTTATCGATAATCGCTGCTTTTTCTGAATCCTCCTCCTTCAACTTTTGCACAGGGATTCCAGAAATACCCGAAACAACCTCAGCCACATCATCTACAGTCATCACCGGCCACTCTAAATCTATTTTACTCTGCCACTCTTCATATTTTTCATTAAAATCTTTTAACCTTTTATCTATCTGCTCAGAATATTTTTCAATTTCTGCAAAGTTGCTCGTACCAAAAAACTTGGCCCTTTTCTCTTTTAGTTTATCAATTTCATCTCTAATTTTTGTGAGTTCAGGAGGTAATGTTTGTTTTTTCAGTTTAATTTTACTAGCTGCCTCATCTATAACATCTATACTTTTATCTGGCTGATACCTATCGGTAATATATCTATCTGTTAAATATACAACCTCATCAATAACTTTATCAGGGATTAAAACCTTATGGAAATCTTCATAATATTTTCTCAAACCCTTTAAAATATTTACAGTTTCCTCTGAAGTAGGTGGTTCCACAGAAATTGTTTGAAACCTTCTTTCTAATGCACCATCTTTTTCAAAATGTTTTCTATACTCTTTATATGTTGTGGCTCCAATGCATTGAAATTTCCCTCTTGCTAAAGCTGGCTTTAACATATTTGATGCATCAATAGACCCTTCTGCTGCTCCAGCCCCAATAATAGTATGTATTTCATCTATAAATACAATTATATTACCAGCAGCTTCTATCTCTTTTATTATATTTTTCATCCTCTCTTCAAACTGTCCACGATATTTTGTTCCTGCAACTATCGTACCGAGATCTAATGAAACCAACCTTTTGTTTTTCAAAATTTCTGGTACATCTCCACTAGCGATCCTCTTAGCTAACCCCTCTACAATTGCTGTCTTACCTACGCCAGGGAAACCAATCAAAATAGCATTATTCTTTATCCTTCTTCCCAATATTTGAATAAGTCTTTCAATTTCTAAATCTCTACCTATAACGGGATCAAGCTCATTTTTTAACGCCATTTCAGTCAAATCTTTACCAAACTCGTCTATAGTTGGTGTAGCAACAGGAGCTTTTTTATTGAAATTTTTAGACATCATTTTAATCTCATCTCTAAGAGTTACTATATCAAAACCTAACTTTTTCAAAATGGTAAAAGCTTTTCCCCTGTG is a window encoding:
- a CDS encoding pyridoxal-phosphate-dependent aminotransferase family protein; its protein translation is MIKKYLLAPGPTMVPEEVLLEMAKPIIHHRTSEFSNIFANVREKLKPVFGTKNDCLLLSGSGTAAMEAAVVNCFSSGDKVIVVNAGKFGKRWVEICKSYGLEVVSIDLEWGRSVKPEQVEAALIANPDAKGVFIQASETSTTAYHPIKEIGNLIKLFDSKLFIVDGITSVGVVETKMDEWGIDILVTGSQKAFMLPPGLSIIALSDKAWSFVEKSNLPKYYLSLKKERKSQSDNTTAYTPAVSLIIGLNKVLDTMMNEGLENVYGRHELCALATREAVKALGFELLAKDIPSNAATGFYLPENIDGGKFVKFLREKMGVTFAGGQDHLKGKIVRISHLGYHDIFDTLTAISALELGLKYFGYNFEVGVGVKAAEEVIFKYKVSKL
- the rpe gene encoding ribulose-phosphate 3-epimerase; the encoded protein is MIIAPSILSADFSRLGEEIKLVEKAGADWIHIDVMDGRFVPNITIGPVVVKSIRKVTKLPFDAHLMIVEPEKYIEDFVKAGADIITVHVEATNHLHRLVENIKMLGAKAGVSINPATSLSTIEEILPFVDMILVMSVNPGFGGQKFIETSLQKIKRLKEMIKNIGKDILIEVDGGVNDSNAKLLRDAGCDVLVAGSYIFGSDNYKEKIDSLK
- a CDS encoding 2-dehydropantoate 2-reductase, with the translated sequence MENLYLNKKIVVVGAGAIGSFYGGVLKEAGFSVTLVCRGKHLEAINNNGLIIKSFSLGEKRIKIKATNKVDDKFDIAIISTKSQDTEAACLMLKDHLDEDGIVVSFQNGVDNVRILKKYFNPDQIILASLFIGSKIDPPGVVNHSAAGNITFGAITEKGKRNVEILETIFKKAGFIYSVSDEIEKVLWKKLLWNIAFNPLSALLEATCGKMVADPEIRDLMNKMVMEGVEAARFDGIEIEKDYYENVVNMTENLENYKTSMLQDIEKGKNPEIDGILYPVIWRHRENGKEAHYCDTVYRALKFKYGEKFIYTPKLTVDVIVENSKGEILLIERKNPPFGWAIPGGFVDYGERVEDAAKRELFEETNIKVDNIELLGVYSDPTRDPRGHTVSIVYYAKYDGDFKASDDAKNAKFFLVDDLPENIAFDHRDIINDYVKIKAEKISK
- a CDS encoding ATP-dependent Clp protease ATP-binding subunit, with the protein product MFEYFSERARRVILYSREEAEKLMNTHIDTEHLLIGLLKDKGSLPSEIFQRRGFDTVSLIKEIENITGSSKNLMIKGSIPFSPLARKVLEYAVEEANLLNHKYINPEHILLGLMKEHRGKAFTILKKLGFDIVTLRDEIKMMSKNFNKKAPVATPTIDEFGKDLTEMALKNELDPVIGRDLEIERLIQILGRRIKNNAILIGFPGVGKTAIVEGLAKRIASGDVPEILKNKRLVSLDLGTIVAGTKYRGQFEERMKNIIKEIEAAGNIIVFIDEIHTIIGAGAAEGSIDASNMLKPALARGKFQCIGATTYKEYRKHFEKDGALERRFQTISVEPPTSEETVNILKGLRKYYEDFHKVLIPDKVIDEVVYLTDRYITDRYQPDKSIDVIDEAASKIKLKKQTLPPELTKIRDEIDKLKEKRAKFFGTSNFAEIEKYSEQIDKRLKDFNEKYEEWQSKIDLEWPVMTVDDVAEVVSGISGIPVQKLKEEDSEKAAIIDKVLKKYIVGQDEAVDLVAKSIKRSFAGLNNPNKPLGSFIFLGPTGVGKTELSKRLAETIFGSKDALIRIDMSEYMEKFNVSRLIGAPPGYVGYDEGGKLTEEVRRKPYSVVLFDEIEKAHPDVMNILLQILDEGFVTDSHGYKVNFKNTIIIMTSNLGTKSSIVNKKLGFGGDDNTYLDYESFKKNSLKELQDRFPPEFINRVDEVIVFRPLSKEELFKIIDIQVDEINERLDKIGKKITVTDEAKEILLSKDYNYMYGARPIRRILQKYIEDSLSDLLLQGKFKRRKNLKVIAKDGELVFK